DNA from Larimichthys crocea isolate SSNF chromosome XIII, L_crocea_2.0, whole genome shotgun sequence:
AATCAGCGACAGCACAGGAATAACTCTCTTCAGCTGCGATGGTGCTTGCACCTCTCGTCTCTCCCCCTCCGGTTACGTGTGAGACTTCTGTCGTTTCCAGAACCTCTTGACCTCGCTGTGTCCCTGCGGTGTCACCACCATCACCCTGTGAGCCACGTCTTGCCACACCAGACAGCCCAGGCCCTGCACGACGACAACAACTACATTAAACATCGGCAAGCTACCGAGGAAGGGGCAACGGACAGCATCAGCACTTCACTGCCGGGGAATTCATTAGAGAGGTACAAAGGTCATCTGACAGGATTTGCTGTAACTGCAAGGAGTTGATGATTATGTCATTAAAGGGTGATGGAGCAGCAGTGATGGAAAGGTCAAAGAGATGGATCATTTTACAGAGCCAGAGTTGAAGGTTGGTTTACATTAGTTGACTTCAACAATCCCTGCAGGGATCATTAGAATGTACAAAGTAACGAACAGAGCAAATGAGGGTTGCAGGATCGAAATGAATACTCTGACTCGTACGCTTCAAGACTACGGTGTCCGTGacagtgtgtttaaataaagtttattacaactttaaaTCTAGGCTTAAAGTTagcagaattaagagcgtggacgctttgattgacaggtagcttgtttgagcacccaggcttcattcggcctgcctcaggtccaccagtGATCCACATTTTGTGGAATAGCCGGGAGTCGGAAAGACTCTCAAACACTCTCAAAGCATCTCTTGATGGCTCacgcatacactgtccattctttataccgtcagtgATTTACAGTGGTCTGCCAACAGACGCGACTCCTAAACCGTCATTAGATTTTGATTTGAATATTACTAAGTCCTGATTTGTGCAACAAAGTAtgaaacataatttttttttaattccactTCAAGCTAATGAGGGTAACACccgcaaaaaacacaaaatatgcaaatcagtgatgcgcgggttgatccaaattgagctgGTGCTGGAGCCGGTCACGAGTCAAACAATATTTGGATATAAGATgaatgatattcgggtcgcggtTGGTCGGGtcttttgaaataaagatgcagagtaaagttttgtaatttatgtagtagaccAAAtcttctgtgaaatacacagactttattggctgattAACTGGCGCGAAGATGCCACGagctctacaggaggtagagaaagtatagactactttttaaaatgcgggtcaggaagcgggttgggtacaatatttcacaattatttgctgcggtccgagttcgtgcgggttagtttaaaacgtcgaTCGGTGCAGatcgatcaaacatggacccgcgcatcactgatgCAAATCTCCCACGTGAAATAACCAAAGTGGTTCAACATCTGTAGGTATAAAacactaacaaaaacaggacTGTTCTTATTTTACGGTGAttttacatgaatgaaaacatggtaATGaaacagagccccctaaatctggacacactggacctttaagcagACACAATGTAGATATAAGGCCACATGATGCTGCAGAGGATCTGCTGAATCTGAACAGCAGGAAGAGAGTAGGTCACAAAGAATGGTGTCACCTGTCGGGGGGTCTCTGGAGATTCATGAAACAATAGCCTGATACCTCTGCAGGTTTCCTGAGCATCTTTGGGTACATTTTAGCATGCGTGTGGATAACTGTCAGCCACCTTGTAAAGTATaaagttggttggttggttaagTAGCTACGAAAATAAGACCCAAGTTGTAAAGAACTATAGTTCACCTTTAAGATTTCTCGTCACTGGAACTAAGGGGTCTAACACAAACCAccaaaaacaacccaaaaatcAAAAGTGCACAAAAATACGTGAACAAAAGTCCATAAATTGAACTGTATGTTTGATTTTAGTGCTGGAAATTTGCAAAAACTCCGACAATTGCTGCCACGATCCTTAAAaattcatgaataaaatgtgcaaCTGGAGCATTAACGAGGCATAAACCTGCAGTGGCAGTGACAGTAGAGCGTACGGAGATATAAAacaatgtcatttatttataaatctaAACTAATTTACAGGAGATAGGAAACAAAATCCAACCTGAGCTCTGTCTCGCAGCACCTCAAAGTCAGCCTGGGAGAGGAACTGGTTGTAGAGCACTCCTGAAGGAGACACGGacatcaacaaaacacagaaaggcAGGTGATAAATGAGGGTTAAAAGGCCAGAACAACATCGATACTCATCTTCTCCATTACAGTGTACAGCGGGTCAGACAGCAAGAGCTACAGCTCAGCTGTATTGACCGAATGCTCTATCAAAAAGCCAACATCTGTCAGTCACACGTTCAGGAAGGACAAATAAAAATAGCGTGAGGAATCAATCAGCTCTACGCAGAGCTCAGACTCCAGCGCACAGATTAACTTCTCCAATAGATAAATCCATCAGCACGGCTCCTggaacatttattaaaacataaataaatgtttttataatttgaATGGTGCTGAAAATCCAGTAAATTCTCAAATTAAACTTATGAGTTTAATAAAGTCTAATAAAGGATGGCTAATGAATATTATAACGGCTCACAATGGTGAATGTACATTTTCACAGTGCCGATTCAAatcaatacaacaacaacaacatactcGGCGCTCTTCGGTAAATATCATTACACCCTACAGacgtttcaaattaaaagtccaGCAGGAAAGGGGAGGATTATGACCTTTGAGCCGCTGGAAGCCTTTAATGTGATCTGTGCGGGGCATGTTGACTTTCACAGATGGTGACAGCGATAAAAGAAAGCAGGAGCAGCTGTAATTAAACACTGCCCGGGTTCAGACGCTCCAATCTTTCCACTCCACCGAGTTGACTGATGGAAAGTGTAACGAGTGGACGACTGTGCGTCTGATATCAGGGAAATATAGACTTCAGTGTGTGATAgtaagaatgaatgaattcattcctattttttctatatttgtgtTCCTCAAAGATGATTTTCCTGTTACAAGGATCCTGTGTTTCAGATGTTCAATGGTTGGGAATATTTTCACATGACTCTGACTTTTAGGTCAGAACAtaacacctaaaaaaaatatatatatatgaagaatgacattttttaaagtttaacagGATCCACCAGAAATTGAGGTGACATAATCGATTTGATTCAAGACTTTTGTGACTTTTGTTTGTCACATGCAGTCCGTTCTGCTCCGCTTAATTCTTTTAAATGGCTTCTACTATTTTCTACTGTCAATAAATGTCAGCACCGACGTATGTTTTGCATTTGACGTGAAAGATTTTTGCCCTTAGAGCCACCGGTGTTAAAAAGAGGATGTGTTCTCAGCAGGTTATGACTTAAATCTGACCTAAACTGATGGAAATGTACAGTGCATTACACAGAGGAAATGTTCAGTGTGCTTAAACGGCGAATTAGAACCAAGGCACATCAGAAAACAAGAAGATGTGttgacaaaatgataaaataaaacaggggAGATGAGTTAATCTGAGGCTTTTCCCCTCAGCACGCTCACCCTCTGTGAACTGCAGTCGATCTCTCTCGAGCTCCCACAGTCGGATCTGATCTGTTATAGtcggaggcagagctggagtcTGAAGCACAGAGGAGGACGGAGGGTGAAGACGTCGTGCAGACCAGGAAAAAGCCAATAATTAATCAtcaatcattattattattaaaatgaaatgtgagaTGAACAGATTGATGTACCTGTTTGAGCATGACAGGGTGAGCTCGGGTCCTCAGGAAGTGGATAATCTggatggtttaaaaaaaaaaaaaaaaaaagatttattacacatattcacacatttttggTAAAAAGCTCATTAATAAGAAACAGCTGATTaacttgaaatgtgttttttaatcactAGAAACAGTCAATATGTTAATTAGTGTAATTACTCACTTACTATATTCTCATTGCTGTAATTAAGAAGCATATACCTGACGACTACACAAGCAGTAACCGAGGCAACAGATGCCGGCTGCGCTTGCAATTATTATTTCAATGCCGTTATCTGAAGTTAATTATCCCATTATCGAGCTAACAAAGCTCGTTTTCTCAAAATAATGAGTGCATCTATCCACACAAGgcattatttattaacatttattaaatcaGAGTGCTGTTTGCATCTCTCCCTCGGATTGTCACTTCACTTCAAGTGAAGATTAACTTCGTCATCTGTTGTGTGCGTTCAACTTCTTGCCTCTAGGTCCAGAAAATCTGAAGTACAGCATCACTGTCAGAAGTCTAACGGGACAGTTTCACCTCCTCTCCGTGAGTAAAACTCCCCTGCAGAAGTACAGCATGTGCAGCTGGTGAGTACCTGTTGGGCGGTGATGCCGTTGGCGATGGCCTGCTGCACCGACTCCCTCGTCACTTGAGCCACCACTACATTTGGGAAGCGATACAGCATTTCACTGAAGAGAGCCACCAGGGCGATCTGGAGTTCTGAGTCTGGGAGGGATGCACAAATGCAAGTTGTGGTTTCAATGATTTAACTCTTAATATATGTGAGATATAATCGTATGAATTCAGActtgtgtaaaatatatttttaaaaaagcttccAGTGTTCAGACATACTTGTGTAGGCGTAGATACGATAATTGGTTTCTACCACAATGTAGCCTGCGTCTCCAGCACCAGCAGAGGAAGCCAAgttagaggaggaagaggtggaagaagaggaggaggaggaggaggaagtgactCCTGCAGCCAGAGTGATAGCCAGTCTGGTGGGGTAGTACCGCCTCGACTTCCTCTGGGGATAAAAGACAGAAGAATTACAGAAAAATCAATGTGTCATAACTATAATTTATATTTCTAATTGTTTAGTTTATGCACATATAAAGAAACTTTGACTCCTGATCACTGCTACCCGACCTCAGCTAATAAACTCTGCACCTCTTCTTAATGAACGCGGCCAGACTGGGACCGAACACAACCTCAGAGACCAACAGAGGCCAGTTTGACGGAACAGAGGTGGGTTTTCTTGCCAGATGTGGCTCCTGGTGGATCAGGCAATAGGATGGGCGGATAGCTGCACGGCTTACTGACATAAccagctaacggcagctacagttaaACGGTTTAACTACTTTGGCAAGAAGTATCTGTCCATTAGGAATCTTTGTACTGTACTCTGTCATGAAACTGGTCTTATAAGTCCAAAACGTACCACTGCATCTGATAATGGTCTCATGAAACCAGCTACATATGAGCGTTTAATGTCATGTTGTCTTATTTTTTAACCCGAATGTTGcttatatataatcatataaaccatttgctctcttttttatttcagctgaatgaatcTTTTTCTTGATTTACTGACGCAATGCACGTACAGTTTTGTGCATAACGTGGTGCTGACTGTATTTTTTAAGCCTCACCTTCCTCTGGAAGACCAGTCCAAACTCCCTCAGGTGCTGCAAGAAGGTGAGCAACGACTCGCTCATGCCCTCCACCGAGTAATCCTGAGGCAAACAGGCGACACATGATGAagcaggaattaaaaaaaaaacctcagaccactgccacacacacacacacacagaccggaTGAAACATCATCAAAATGTTGTGCACTCACTCTGCCCAGAGTCGAGAAGCTGAGCTGGAATAAGAATGACAAAATCTCCACCAGGTCCATCCCTCTGGACTGCAAgagacaaaatatgaaatatgtataaGCAAATATTcaattaatgaaaaataaacgcCGATCTCTTATAATTCAGGGCTTAAGACTTAGAAGGGGAGGTGGGATTATTTGCACTTTAATTGCTCGAATTCAGTCTAATAAGAAGAAATACTGTTTTCATTTACTACACGTACATTTCCTGCATGTATTGGACATTAGGAGCTCACAACAGAACGGGGAGGTTAATACCTCTGAGCCTCTAgaaggcttttaatgtgaaacaccTCTGCTGGATTTCACAGGCAAAAGTTTAACactgaaatgtacatttatcCTGACATGAACAGGATAAATGACCATCGGTCTTGTGTGAGTTTTCCTCATACACAGTTCACGACAAATTACAATAACCTACTGGAAATccagagtcaccaattaacctgcatgtgtttggactgtgggaggaagcccaCGCAGACACAAGCCGAGCTACATACTGGGGATTAAACTACTGGTTTTAATTGTAAATTAATTGTAATTGTCGATTCATTCTGATGCTTTTATTCAAAGcgatttacaaaaaaaagggaaacacacagtgtgacaaggGCATAAGTGTAAGTACTAGCACAGAgtcagttgtagagggggatagatttaggtcctctctgaagagctggaggtcttcaggaggtttttgaaggtagagagggacgcccctgatctggtaggaactggtaggacgttccaccaacggggaacaacagacgagaaaagtttggttTGCACTGGCGTCGTTGGGGGAGGTAAAACATGTCGGTATGAGGACATTCAAGTAGGTCAGTGCAGAACCGGAGGCTGCTTTGTTACAGTAATCGTCTTGCAACATGAGCACAGCCTGTGTCAGGAGCTGGGTAGCATGTAGAGGCCTGATTTTACGCAATCAGAGGTCAGTTAATTATTGATCACGACTCCGAAgtttctcactctctcatttctccATATTGAAATTATAGTTTAATTGTCTACAGCTAAGCTTCACACATGTATAACACTAATACTGACAACACGCTGGTGTGTATTCCACTGTGCGGTCATTGCACTTGATTGCACTACTCGGTATTTCAGCGCTCTTTGGATTTGTCCTTCTGTTCATGTCCGCCTTTTGGATGGAAGAGGATCACGTGACACGATTGGTGATTATATTTAAATGGGTCTCATCAGGGGGAAGAGAATCGAGTGTGATTGTGTCGGCTGGAAGGAAAGTTCCTGTATTAAGCCTCTTTCAATTATTGGTTCTTCAGAgctgacagaacaaaaaaaaggacgGAGATGAATTTACCTGCTGCCGTATCAACGTTCTTTCAGTCAGATTTAGTTTTTCCATGCTGCAGTTTTACGGCACTTCACGGTTAGTTAGTCCCCCCTTTACTTTTATTTAGTATTCATTTCACTCGGGCAATGAGATTCTTTTCCACAAATGCGGCTCTGATAAGGCTTACACAGGCCATTAACCAGAGTCTGGCAGAAAGCAGAAATCCTAGAAATGGATCACTGTAACCAAAGAGGCTTTAAATCTCTGCAGTGGCTCACATTACTGATTACAGCGCCGCCTGCTTGAAGATGTTCGGGTAGCGTTGATTCTTGTAACTTTGATACAATCCTAATGgttgataagaaaaaaaactggctGATGATACCTGAGCTGTTTTGAGGTACTGCAGCGTGAAGTACCACAGCTGAGAAGCCGTGTCCAGTAAGAGGAACTGAAATCCAGCTGAGGTGATGTACGGCGCCTCTCCTGCCTCGCTGAAACGAGAGAGAAGATGACAGGACGGTCTCTAACAAAACGACAATTCAAACCTGTAGTCCACATTTATTTCCTTCCTGTTCACACGCTCACTTCAGACTGGATCTGTCTGGCTTTCCCGTAATTTGTTGGTCTGGTCTTTGGGTGGAAGAAGTTCATCTATCCGCTAAAATCAAAGTTTCTAACGCTAGGATGCCTGGCTGACTAGATTACTGCTTCTAAGCAAACTATTTTATTATGAATGGCTACCAGTTACATtagaaaaaggcagaaacatCCACTGTGTGAGTGTCAGGCCTGGATGCTGCTATATGTCAAGTTTAGTGTAACATCTGAAGCTCTGTcctgctttttaaaattgcaCACATATAATGATAAAAGTTTTTCATTCACAGTGTCAGTGCTCTGTACCTTTTCATGAGTCCTGCTTGAACCAGCAGCTGAGCCAGGTCCTGACTGACTGCAGCACTGGGAGAACCCACCATGAAATGCAGGATCACCTCCCAGCGCTCCATAGCATAGCGGTCGAGACTTTCAATGTCCCGTGCGTGGCGGTCCGGACCCAGACTGCTGCCCTCATCCGCCCATGCTTTGCCCCTGTGCAGTGACACGGCAGAAGAGTCTTtaactcaaaaaacaaactgcagttcagTCTCTGATGTGCCTAGCTGgcttagaaataaaatatttggatTGATGCTGCTTTTGGATCTTCTTCTACAAACAAACCAGGATGTAGTGTTTGGTTCTGTACAAACCGCCGAGCAGTTGcgtgcacacaaacagtttAGTAAAACAGCCCTTGTGATTAAACGGAGCAGACGTACCCGCCGAGCAGAGCTATCCTCAGGTTGTCTTTGAACACTGGGTTTAAAACGTATCCCTGCAGACCTCCCTGCAGCTGCTGACTGTGCCAGAGGCGGAGTCCTGCCAACACTGAGACACATTCATCATGATCCCTGCAGGTAGACGccgaagacaaaaacaaaaaaaacaaaaaagaactgGTTATTACTCTGAGATGTgcaactttgtttgtttttgtttttcctcccgCAGAATAGGTGATAAATGAGCTGCTAACCCCGGAGAGGTTATTTGTGGTTCTAGCCGCGGGTTACTTTCACTTTAATGAGTTTTGCAGAGGTGTGCTCACCTTACAAGAATACAATTCTGGTGGGAACACTATCCCACACGTGCATAGATCTCATTCTGTCTGACACAGTCATCACCTTGAAGATTTATAAAAGGCACGCCAACATCTAGTCAGTCACGCAGACCAGGTGTCTGTATCAATCCCTTcaatttctctgtttgtttcagccCATTGTGGCACTGTTGCAAATTAGTGAGCGGTATCTCTTTATACACTCAGTTTCCACTTTAGGTACACTTAAAGCTAAAACTACTGCAGTGCAATACGACAGCCCTGAAATAAATCCGACCTCCGTGCCAGCTGAAA
Protein-coding regions in this window:
- the gtf2h4 gene encoding general transcription factor IIH subunit 4 encodes the protein MKLRVQLQCKNLHEYLRELSPEILDRLYNHPATCLAVYRELPSLAKNYVMRMLFLDQPLPLAAVALWVKKDSQKDHDECVSVLAGLRLWHSQQLQGGLQGYVLNPVFKDNLRIALLGGGKAWADEGSSLGPDRHARDIESLDRYAMERWEVILHFMVGSPSAAVSQDLAQLLVQAGLMKSEAGEAPYITSAGFQFLLLDTASQLWYFTLQYLKTAQSRGMDLVEILSFLFQLSFSTLGRDYSVEGMSESLLTFLQHLREFGLVFQRKRKSRRYYPTRLAITLAAGVTSSSSSSSSSTSSSSNLASSAGAGDAGYIVVETNYRIYAYTNSELQIALVALFSEMLYRFPNVVVAQVTRESVQQAIANGITAQQIIHFLRTRAHPVMLKQTPALPPTITDQIRLWELERDRLQFTEGVLYNQFLSQADFEVLRDRAQGLGCLVWQDVAHRVMVVTPQGHSEVKRFWKRQKSHT